The nucleotide sequence ACACGATGACCGCAATGCTTATCAAAGTTACAACCACCGGTACTTCTCGTAGCGGTATTTCTGCAAAGCAAAAGCCTTACACCATGGCCACCGCTTATGCCCATTTGCCAAATATTCCGTTTCCTCAGGAATTTTCTTACTACTGCGAAACTCCTCAGCAGGTCCAACCCGCTGGCGAATATGAATGCGAAGTCGTCCTCAGCATCAAGGATGGTCGTATTAACGTTGAGGTAGACCCTCGCCAAGGTCGCAAGCTTGTTGCTTCCCCAGTTCGCCAACAGGCGTCTGCCTAAATGTCTTCGGGCGTTCTCCGCTGTGACGGCTCAGTCGCCATCGCTCCGGACGGTGCCCCCCTCTGTTCCGGTATCTGGGAATTGGTCCCAGTGCCTCAACCTTTCAGCCTTGAATTGCTCGACCCCGCACAACTTGCGGCTGCGTTTATGGCTGGATTTGTACTCGTCGGTACTTGCTGGTTCGCCGGTTGGTGCTGCCGATCTCTTCTCTCAATGATTAAGTGAGGTTTACACCATGGAAGCAATCGTAAGCGCTGTATCTGTTACCGATGTTGTTGCCGGTATTCTCGGTATCGCTGGCGTTATCGCGCTGGCTCTGGTTGCTCGTATGGGCGCCCGCAAACTGCTTGGCATGATCAAGTAAGCGAACCCCCACCCGTTGCAACTGCGGGGGCTTCGGCCCCCCTTTTTCTTTGTGAGGACGATATGGAACAAGTCTGGTTACTGACTCTTTTTATTACCGGTGCCGCTTCGGCTTTTCTTTGTTTTCATGGGTGGTGATATGCGCTTTTTAATCTCGTTTTGTTTTTTATTTTTTACTTCATCATTCGCATATGCCTCTGATTATTATTGGCAGCGTGCCAATGGTTCTGTATACGACAATCCGACTGCTGCTTGTCAGGCTTGGGAAGCTACTCATATAACCTTGGGTGGCAATAATAGGTTTACCGGTCTTATATGGTATTCCCCTGATTTCGTTGGTTGTCAGATTAACAATTCAACTGGTCGTTCAGAGACTATTCGTCGTTATGGGACTTCTTGTCCAACTGACTCAACCTACAACACCGAAACCGGCGAATGCGAATCCCCTAAGCCTAACGAATGCGAAGCCAAATCTGGCGAATCAACCACTTTTACAAAGTCCGGCACTGCGCCCGATGCTTATGCTGTCGTCCTCCCAAGCGGCCAACTAGGCCAAGAACAATCCGCCTGTTTTTCTTCCTGCGTAGTCTCAACTACTGAACAAAAATGTACTGTTAATGGTATTGGCAACTATACATGTCGTGGTAAGGCTTATTACACCGGTCAAAAATGCACAACAGGCCCTGAGGTTGATTACACCGACTCCCCTAAAGAGCCTGAGCCCGAAACAATTACTAAAGACAAGCCATGCCAATATATTGAACAGGCAGACGGCACCCTTCGTTGTGACTCTGAGAAAAGCACAGAAAAAGAAGGCCAATCATGTGGCACCGTTAACGGCGTTAAAAAGTGTTTTGACACTAAACCAACAAAAGATGCTGTCAATATTGAAACTGATGTAAAAACTGAAACTAAGCCAGACGGCTCTAGCACCATTACTAAGACTGATACCGCTACAAAGACCACCTGTAGCGGCATTAACTCATGTTCAAGCATTACTACTAAAACCACGACTAAAACCGAAAAAGATGCTGACGGCAATACAACTTCAATATCTGGCACATGCACCGGATCTTCTTGCCCCGACAAGAATACAAACCCCGATGGCGACGGCGACGGCTTCGGCGATTGTACTGACGGTAACTGCTCCTCTGGTGCTGGCGGTCCTCTAGAAACCCCCGAACTTGAAGAAGTCCCCGGATTTTCTGAAACAACCTCAACCTTTACTGGGCGAATTGCTGCGGCCCCAATAATGACTGCCATCAAAGGTATTAGACTCAATGGCGGCGGCTCTTGTTCCATGTCTGGTACGACAACCATTATTGGCTCAGTTAGCGCTTCTGCCTTTTGTGACAACTCCAGCTGGCTTGATCCGCTCTATTTTGTATTTCTTGCAATTCATGCATTGGCTGCTGTTCGTGTATTCCTTAGCGCATAGGTGACATATGTTTGATTCTCTAATGGCTTGGCTTTCCGAAACTTTTACCGAAATATTGACTTGGCTAAAAGATTTACTACTTTGGATACCGCGCAAGGTATATGAGGAAGTTTTAGACGGCATGGCCTCTTTCTTTGAGTCCTTGCCCGTTCCCGATTTTATTATTCAAGCATCCTCTGCACTCTCGGGCATTTCCGGCAATGTTTTATTCTTTGCCCAAAAGTTTGCAGTGGGCGAGGGCATCATTCTAATTTTGTCGGCGTATATCCTTCGCTTCATCCTTCGCCGCATTCCGTTCATTGGGTGATATATGGCAATTGAGGCTTATGTAGGCTTACCAGGGCACGGCAAAAGTTACGGCGTTGTTGAGCATGTTGTTTTGCCTTCAATCATGGAAGGGCGGCACGTCGTTACCAATATTCCGCTTGAAGTCGACGACATAATTGCTGACTTCGGTTCACCCGGCAGCCAGATTACCCAGCTTCCCGAGGATTGGTTTGAACGTGCAGATTTGGCAGACTTCATCCCTAATGGCTCTGTCTTGATTCTCGATGAACTCTGGCGTCGTTGGCCTTCCGGCCTCAAGGCTAACCAAGCTTCTTTGCCTGACAAGTCTCTGCTTGCTGAGCATCGCCACCGTGTTGATTCTGATGGTCGCTCTATGCGCATTGTCCTTGTGACTCAGGACTTGTCTCAGCTTGCTTCTTGGGTTCGTATTCTGGTTGAACAGACCTACAAAATGACCAAGCTGACTGCCATCGGCTCTGCTAAAAAGTATCGCGTTGATATCTACCTAGGCGCACCCACTGGCCAAAACATCCCTAAAAGTAAGCTCATCCGTCAGACTTTCGGCCAGTACAAAAAGAACATTTATAAGTACTACAGCAGTGCTACACAGTCAGCCACAGGCACTGTTGGCGATGAATCTAAGGCAGACAAGCGCGGTACTATCTGGCGTTCGCCGTTCATTATTTTCAGCATCCTCGGCCCGCTGATCGGTATTCCGCTTGGCCTCTGGTACGTCGTCGGCATTTTTACCGGCGGCTTTGGCATTAGCGAAAAAGCCGAGGAGGGCGCTCTTCCTCAAGCACAGGTTCAGCATCTCGGCCTTACTAATCCGCCCCCACCCGGCCTACAAACCCAGCCACCTACCACCTACTCTGAGCCTTCGCCGCCTCAGATTGTTGATTCCTCAATTTGGCGTGTTTCTGGCCACATCAAGCGCGGAACTGGTGGCACTACCGGTTCTACTTCTTGGCCATCCATTTCCGGATACGGGCAGCCTGAATCCCAAACCATTCCCCAGGCTGACGTGCCTGACTTGGTGATTCTTTATTCCCAGATTTACGGCACGCGCTACGCTTTGGCTAGTGACTGTGAGCTGTTTCCGGATGGCCTAAACTGGCAATGCATAGTCGACGGCACACGCGTTGCACCTTGGACCGGTCGCGGCGATGCAACTCAATGGGCCTCAGACCCACAACGCTTAGCCGGTCGTACTGCTGCTGCAGCGAGCGGAGCGACCGAAAGCAGAAGCACGACTAACATCCTTGTGAACCCTCAGCCCCTCTAAGGCTTCGTATAATGGTAACGTTACGTTCAGTCGGCTGCGGATAATGCTGTAAGCTCCGGGGCCGATTTAATGTAACGTTTATTATGCGAACGCCCGTTACCGTAATCATTCCCCCTCACTCTATCGACCAGGCGCGGTTATACGCAGCCGGTCGGAGTGATTCCGAAGCTGTACAGCATTTGCTTGATGATTACCCCAGGCTTGTTTCTGAGGTCCGCGAGTTACGCCGTCGCCTGATCCAGCTCGATGACGAGGGCACCGCAATGGATGCCCGTCTTGACTCTTTGCAGGCTGCTTGCAGGGCAGTTCTTGAATTATAGTAACGTTATTTTTTGCGAATTCGCCAGAATTCAGGGTTATGCACTTTCATCATTGCGTCTTCTGCCTGCCGCTCTGTTTCGTATTGGTCGGACACTCTCCAGCGTCCTTTTTCGTTTTTGCATTGAAGCTGCCACACCTCCTTTTTAGTAACGTTACCGGCTTCAATATCTTTCAATTTCCTTTCCGCTTCTCTTGCTCTTTTGGCCCATTCCCCGAGTTCTTTCTCCAATACAATTTGACGCTCTCCCAGGCGTTCCAATGCCTCGCGCAGCACAATTGAGCATTCCCCTTTTGCGGTAACGTTACTTTTCTGACGCTCGCGGTATGCCTTCTGCTTCTGCGCTGGTGTCAGCGCTGCGCCGGTCGATGGTCTGCCGCGCCCGCGCTTAGGCTGGATCAGGGGGAGGGATATTGTTTTCTTGTCTGTTGGGTCGATCATTTCGGCGTCACCATGTTTGCTGTTCATGGTGTAATTATAGTCACGTTACCGATAATATACCAGCGGTAACGTTACCGAAAACATACCGTTCGTCCGGTTTATAGTAACGCACTGCACGTTACCTTAATTAACTGCCCGGCTCGCCGTGCCGTCGATCTCTAAACCCACCTCATCACTGATCAACTCCGGGTAGCCCTCCGGGCGCAGGGGCTTGCCCCTGATCCAGCGCAGCGCGGATGCCTCTAAGTGCGCACCAGGTGACTTTTCATCGGTCGGGGTAGCGTAGCGAGGGGGAACCCCTGCCAAGCGCAGCGAAGGTGCCTTTTGCTTTTGAGATTTCCGCGCCGAACGGGTGGGGGTGCTGTTACACCCCCACTTTGGTATGGACTCCCATACTTTCCGGAATTAATCCCTTCCCAAAACCGCCTCGCGGTAAGCCTTCACGTCCTCCGCCTTTAGCGTCCCCAGGTGCTTCCATATCAAAGCGCCCAGTAGGTCGCTCTCTTTCACGTCCTCTTTCCGCTCGACGATGAGCTTTATCCGTTTAGCGTTCAGCGCTTCTACGGCTTCATCCCTGAGCCTGTACGTCTTCGCCATGATTCCACCTCGCCATCACACGTGATTTTTATTGAATATGATTTTTGCACGTGTTGCTTTGTCATGTGTGATTAGGCTATAAAGTGCGCACAAATCATTTGTGATTATGTCACAAGGCGAAAAGCGGACTTTTATGTTCATTGACTGGCTTCGACTCTCTCAGACGTTTGACCACGACCTGCCAACGGTCTGCGACGTCTACAGCCTGACGATTGATGCCAACACCCATGAAATCCTCAGCACCAAGCAGCCCAAGTTTCAGCACCGCGGTAGCCACTGCTCCTCGATCACAATAAATATTCAGGGCCGCAAACTCACCGTTGACGGCAATCCTTCTCGGATAAACCGCCTCGATAACCTCTTTGGGTTTACCACTATTCAGCAGTGCGTAAACGTCTACAACGCGCTTCTGGCCGAGTACGGGCTGCCCGGTTTTACTCGTTGCACCACCGTTCAGCAGTGTCAGGTTAAGGGTATGCGCGGCAAGTTCGATCAGGCACTCATTGCAGACGGTGCAACCATCGAACGTATCGACCTGACCACCAATGCCGCATTGGGCAAGGACAACGTTCTGGCGTTCCTTCGCGGCGTTTCTACACAGTCAATTGGCCACTCTGTCGGCTTCCTTTACCCGAATGGCCGCACCTGTGTTTGGACGCCAGAAGGCAATGGTGAGGGCGGTCGGCTTCAGTACCGAAAGCTTTACGACAAGGCTTTCGAAATGGCCAGCAAAAAAGGCGTTCTTGCCAAGGTCAAACGCCTCTACGGCGAAACCTCACTTGAATACGCCCATGTCCAACGTGTACACAAATTTTGCATAGACAACGGCATTTGCCGTTTTGAGCAGGAACTAAAAAGCGAACTCCTCAAACGCAAAGGCTTGTCCTTTTGGGGTCTGTTCGATGAGGGCCAATTTGCCCAACTCCACGATGAGTTTTTGAAGGTCGATGACCGCCTGAAGGTGACTGCTATGGACATTGTGACTATTGCGCAGCAGCTGATAGATGAGGGCGTCGTTACTTCAACATACGCCGCCAACATCACCGCGATGTATGCCATTAACTGGGCCAATGGTCAGGCCTTTGATTTTGACAAATCTCAGACGAAAACCCACCGGGCGCGCCTTCGCCGCATCGGCCTTGATATTGCTCGCCCATACGACAACACCCGTTCCGCGACTGTCATCGTCCGCGAGGCTCGCGAGGTCACCAAGACTTTCGACATTCAGCCGCCTGCCTGGTACCGCATGCCAGAAGCTCGCCAACTGCGATTGGTGGCCTAAATGTTTCCACTATCCGAAGCTTATAACTCTGGTTTTTCTTCTTTTAACCGTGGCGATTCTTATAAAAATCCTCACCCTGATTTATCACCAGAATTTAACCTTTTCGAGCGTGGCTATTTCCAAGCCCTTAAGACTTCTTACGTTTTCCCTAAAGGTCAAAAACGCCGCAACGTTGGCAATATTTCCATGCAATTACAACGCGACGCACAAAAACACATGAGGTCTATTTAAATGATCGATTTAGATCGCGTTCTTTGTGACTGCTGCGGCGATGACATGGGCCAAATCCTCGGCGGTGTTCCAACCTCTGCCGGCGTTATCTGTGATCACAACAAAGCTCCTCATTTTGCCGTCTGTCCTGATTGCACTTTTGACGCGTGCGAGTTCCTTGGCCTTCCACTCCCTGAGGGCTTCCCATGCGCACCGTGAGTTTTCAAGGTACTCAGGTCAGCGAATCCCAGCGCCGCAACTTGCAACTACGCGCCCAGGTGCAAACTTCTTTTATGGCACCCCACCTGCTTGCATCAGTTCAGCAAACCGAACAGCTCTTATCCGAACGCAAAGCAGCCGGCGTCAAACCTGAAAAGCTCTGGTTTGTTGTTCGCGACGAAAAAGGCACCTCCTGCGTTGCTGAATGGATGGGCTACTAATTTCGCCCAACTGGGCTAACAAACGGCCAGCCTCCGCGCTGAGCTGCCACTAAGTAAGAGGGCAACACGATGACCGCAATGCTTATCAAAGTTACAACCACCGGTACTTCTCGTAGCGGTATTTCTGCAAAGCAAAAGCCTTACACCATGGCCACCGCTTATGCCCATTTGCCAAATATTCCGTTTCCTCAGGAATTTTCTTACTACTGCGAAACTCCTCAGCAGGTCCAACCCGCTGGCGAATATGAATGCGAAGTCGTCCTCAGCATCAAGGATGGTCGTATTAACGTTGAGGTAGACCCTCGCCAAGGTCGCAAGCTTGTTGCTTCCCCAGTTCGCCAACAGGCGTCTGCCTAAATGTCTTCGGGCGTTCTCCGCTGTGACGGCTCAGTCGCCATCGCTCCGGACGGTGCCCCCCTCTGTTCCGGTATCTGGGAATTGGTCCCAGTGCCTCAACCTTTCAGCCTTGAATTGCTCGACCCCGCACAACTTGCGGCTGCGTTTATGGCTGGATTTGTACTCGTCGGTACTTGCTGGTTCGCCGGTTGGTGCTGCCGATCTCTTCTCTCAATGATTAAGTGAGGTTTACACCATGGAAGCAATCGTAAGCGCTGTATCTGTTACCGATGTTGTTGCCGGTATTCTCGGTATCGCTGGCGTTATCGCGCTGGCTCTGGTTGCTCGTATGGGCGCCCGCAAACTGCTTGGCATGATCAAGTAAGCGAACCCCCACCCGTTGCAACTGCGGGGGCTTCGGCCCCCCTTTTTCTTTGTGAGGACGATATGGAACAAGTCTGGTTACTGACTCTTTTTATTACCGGTGCCGCTTCGGCTTTTCTTTGTTTTCATGGGTGGTGATATGCGCTTTTTAATCTCGTTTTGTTTTTTATTTTTTACTTCATCATTCGCATATGCCTCTGATTATTATTGGCAGCGTGCCAATGGTTCTGTATACGACAATCCGACTGCTGCTTGTCAGGCTTGGGAAGCTACTCATATAACCTTGGGTGGCAATAATAGGTTTACCGGTCTTATATGGTATTCCCCTGATTTCGTTGGTTGTCAGATTAACAATTCAACTGGTCGTTCAGAGACTATTCGTCGTTATGGGACTTCTTGTCCAACTGACTCAACCTACAACACCGAAACCGGCGAATGCGAATCCCCTAAGCCTAACGAATGCGAAGCCAAATCTGGCGAATCAACCACTTTTACAAAGTCCGGCACTGCGCCCGATGCTTATGCTGTCGTCCTCCCAAGCGGCCAACTAGGCCAAGAACAATCCGCCTGTTTTTCTTCCTGCGTAGTCTCAACTACTGAACAAAAATGTACTGTTAATGGTATTGGCAACTATACATGTCGTGGTAAGGCTTATTACACCGGTCAAAAATGCACAACAGGCCCTGAGGTTGATTACACCGACTCCCCTAAAGAGCCTGAGCCCGAAACAATTACTAAAGACAAGCCATGCCAATATATTGAACAGGCAGACGGCACCCTTCGTTGTGACTCTGAGAAAAGCACAGAAAAAGAAGGCCAATCATGTGGCACCGTTAACGGCGTTAAAAAGTGTTTTGACACTAAACCAACAAAAGATGCTGTCAATATTGAAACTGATGTAAAAACTGAAACTAAGCCAGACGGCTCTAGCACCATTACTAAGACTGATACCGCTACAAAGACCACCTGTAGCGGCATTAACTCATGTTCAAGCATTACTACTAAAACCACGACTAAAACCGAAAAAGATGCTGACGGCAATACAACTTCAATATCTGGCACATGCACCGGATCTTCTTGCCCCGACAAGAATACAAACCCCGATGGCGACGGCGACGGCTTCGGCGATTGTACTGACGGTAACTGCTCCTCTGGTGCTGGCGGTCCTCTAGAAACCCCCGAACTTGAAGAAGTCCCCGGATTTTCTGAAACAACCTCAACCTTTACTGGGCGAATTGCTGCGGCCCCAATAATGACTGCCATCAAAGGTATTAGACTCAATGGCGGCGGCTCTTGTTCCATGTCTGGTACGACAACCATTATTGGCTCAGTTAGCGCTTCTGCCTTTTGTGACAACTCCAGCTGGCTTGATCCGCTCTATTTTGTATTTCTTGCAATTCATGCATTGGCTGCTGTTCGTGTATTCCTTAGCGCATAGGTGACATATGTTTGATTCTCTAATGGCTTGGCTTTCCGAAACTTTTACCGAAATATTGACTTGGCTAAAAGATTTACTACTTTGGATACCGCGCAAGGTATATGAGGAAGTTTTAGACGGCATGGCCTCTTTCTTTGAGTCCTTGCCCGTTCCCGATTTTATTATTCAAGCATCCTCTGCACTCTCGGGCATTTCCGGCAATGTTTTATTCTTTGCCCAAAAGTTTGCAGTGGGCGAGGGCATCATTCTAATTTTGTCGGCGTATATCCTTCGCTTCATCCTTCGCCGCATTCCGTTCATTGGGTGATATATGGCAATTGAGGCTTATGTAGGCTTACCAGGGCACGGCAAAAGTTACGGCGTTGTTGAGCATGTTGTTTTGCCTTCAATCATGGAAGGGCGGCACGTCGTTACCAATATTCCGCTTGAAGTCGACGACATAATTGCTGACTTCGGTTCACCCGGCAGCCAGATTACCCAGCTTCCCGAGGATTGGTTTGAACGTGCAGATTTGGCAGACTTCATCCCTAATGGCTCTGTCTTGATTCTCGATGAACTCTGGCGTCGTTGGCCTTCCGGCCTCAAGGCTAACCAAGCTTCTTTGCCTGACAAGTCTCTGCTTGCTGAGCATCGCCACCGTGTTGATTCTGATGGTCGCTCTATGCGCATTGTCCTTGTGACTCAGGACTTGTCTCAGCTTGCTTCTTGGGTTCGTATTCTGGTTGAACAGACCTACAAAATGACCAAGCTGACTGCCATCGGCTCTGCTAAAAAGTATCGCGTTGATATCTACCTAGGCGCACCCACTGGCCAAAACATCCCTAAAAGTAAGCTCATCCGTCAGACTTTCGGCCAGTACAAAAAGAACATTTATAAGTACTACAGCAGTGCTACACAGTCAGCCACAGGCACTGTTGGCGATGAATCTAAGGCAGACAAGCGCGGTACTATCTGGCGTTCGCCGTTCATTATTTTCAGCATCCTCGGCCCGCTGATCGGTATTCCGCTTGGCCTCTGGTACGTCGTCGGCATTTTTACCGGCGGCTTTGGCATTAGCGAAAAAGCCGAGGAGGGCGCTCTTCCTCAAGCACAGGTTCAGCATCTCGGCCTTACTAATCCGCCCCCACCCGGCCTACAAACCCAGCCACCTACCACCTACTCTGAGCCTTCGCCGCCTCAGATTGTTGATTCCTCAATTTGGCGTGTTTCTGGCCACATCAAGCGCGGAACTGGTGGCACTACCGGTTCTACTTCTTGGCCATCCATTTCCGGATACGGGCAGCCTGAATCCCAAACCATTCCCCAGGCTGACGTGCCTGACTTGGTGATTCTTTATTCCCAGATTTACGGCACGCGCTACGCTTTGGCTAGTGACTGTGAGCTGTTTCCGGATGGCCTAAACTGGCAATGCATAGTCGACGGCACACGCGTTGCACCTTGGACCGGTCGCGGCGATGCAACTCAATGGGCCTCAGACCCACAACGCTTAGCCGGTCGTACTGCTGCTGCAGCGAGCGGAGCGACCGAAAGCAGAAGCACGACTAACATCCTTGTGAACCCTCAGCCCCTCTAAGGCTTCGTATAATGTATATTATGTTAAATAGCGTACGCAGGCTCTTACTGTGACATGGCCTTTTCTCGTACGTCTGCAAACTGGACTATTGCGCTCGCCAGCGCTCGCAATCACGATTAGTTGGCGTACTCACGCAGAAGATAATCGTGCCCTCGGCAGTGATCACCGTCATTACCGGTGATCACGCCACTCAATAATCAATCACGATCCAGCAAGTGAAAACTGGGCAAAGCTATGCGCCAGCGAATGGCCGCTAGACGCGTCAGCAAGACTGTGAGCATCGCGACGCCGGTATCTACCCAGTGTGGTGTGCCCAGTTGGCGCATGCCGATAAATACCAAGGCACCGGCAATACAGGCGGTGGCGTAGATTTCCTTCTGGAAGATCAGCGGGATTTCATTGCAGATCACATCCCGCATCACTCCGCCCGCGACACCGGTCATGACTCCCATGATTATCGCTGTGCTATGCGGCACGTTATGCTGCATGGCGATTTCAGTACCGATTACGGTGAATATCGCCAGGCCAAAAGCATCGGCCAGAAGTAGACCTTTCTCGTGAATTGGCTTGGTCAGGCGCACCCAGATTACGGTACCAACAGCTGCTAATGAGGCGATGACAATATACATATCATTGCGAATCCAGCTGACCGGGTGGTTGTCTAAGATCAGGTCACGCAAGGTGCCGCCGCCCAGTGCGGTGATGATGGCAATAACCAGCACGCCGAACAGGTCCATGGATTTACGCCCCGCCATCAGCGCACCGGTAATGGCAAATACCGCAACGCCAAACAAATCGGCAAGATAAAACAATTGCGTCATGCTGACCTCAGGACGGTATAGGGGTGCGCATGGTGACGAACTCTTCGGCAGCCGTTGGGTGCACGCCAATGGTGTCGTCAAAAATCTGCTTAGTAGCGCCTGCTTTGAGCGCAACCGCCAGGCCCTGTACGATTTCGCCAGCCTCCGGGCCGACCATATGGCAACCGAGTACGCGGTCTGTATCTGTGTCCACCACCAGTTTCATCAGCGTACGCTCCTGGCTTTCGGTCATTGTCAGTTTCATCGGACGGAAACGACTTTCAAAGACGGTGACGTTGTAGCCCTCCTCCTTCGCCTGCTCCTCGCTCAGCCCGACCGTGCCAATATTCGGCAAGCTGAATACCGCTGTCGGGATCATTTGATAGTCGACTGTGCGGTATTGCTCGGGTTTGAACAGGCGTCTGGCCACCGCCATGCCTTCAGCCAACGCCACCGGTGTCAGCTGAACGCGACCAATTACATCACCGATAGCGAGGATGGAGGGCGTGCTGCTCTGGTAATGCTCATCAACCTTGATGTAGCCGCGCTCATCCAGTTCAACATGGGTATTTTCCAAGCCTAAATTGTCCAGCATAGGCCGCCGACCGGTGGCGTAAAAAATACAGTCTGCCTCTATTACGCGCCCATCTTTGAGAGTGGCATGAAGGCTACCGTCAACCTGTTTATCGATCCGCGCAATGTCGCTGTTGAACTGCAGATCAAGACCACGTTTGATTAGCTCTTCCTGTAAGTGCAGGCGCACCGCTTGATCAAAGCCACGCAAGAATAAATCACCTCGATAAAGCAGTGAGGTCTGCGTACCAAGGCCATTGAAGATGGAGGCAAACTCCACAGCAATATAACCACCGCCAATAACTAACACGCGCTTGGGAAGCTGCTCGAGAAAGAACACTTCATTCGAGCCGATAGCATGTTC is from Pseudomonas sp. TMP9 and encodes:
- a CDS encoding phage/plasmid replication protein — protein: MFIDWLRLSQTFDHDLPTVCDVYSLTIDANTHEILSTKQPKFQHRGSHCSSITINIQGRKLTVDGNPSRINRLDNLFGFTTIQQCVNVYNALLAEYGLPGFTRCTTVQQCQVKGMRGKFDQALIADGATIERIDLTTNAALGKDNVLAFLRGVSTQSIGHSVGFLYPNGRTCVWTPEGNGEGGRLQYRKLYDKAFEMASKKGVLAKVKRLYGETSLEYAHVQRVHKFCIDNGICRFEQELKSELLKRKGLSFWGLFDEGQFAQLHDEFLKVDDRLKVTAMDIVTIAQQLIDEGVVTSTYAANITAMYAINWANGQAFDFDKSQTKTHRARLRRIGLDIARPYDNTRSATVIVREAREVTKTFDIQPPAWYRMPEARQLRLVA
- a CDS encoding trimeric intracellular cation channel family protein, with the protein product MTQLFYLADLFGVAVFAITGALMAGRKSMDLFGVLVIAIITALGGGTLRDLILDNHPVSWIRNDMYIVIASLAAVGTVIWVRLTKPIHEKGLLLADAFGLAIFTVIGTEIAMQHNVPHSTAIIMGVMTGVAGGVMRDVICNEIPLIFQKEIYATACIAGALVFIGMRQLGTPHWVDTGVAMLTVLLTRLAAIRWRIALPSFHLLDRD
- a CDS encoding propanediol utilization protein encodes the protein MLIKVTTTGTSRSGISAKQKPYTMATAYAHLPNIPFPQEFSYYCETPQQVQPAGEYECEVVLSIKDGRINVEVDPRQGRKLVASPVRQQASA
- a CDS encoding zonular occludens toxin domain-containing protein is translated as MAIEAYVGLPGHGKSYGVVEHVVLPSIMEGRHVVTNIPLEVDDIIADFGSPGSQITQLPEDWFERADLADFIPNGSVLILDELWRRWPSGLKANQASLPDKSLLAEHRHRVDSDGRSMRIVLVTQDLSQLASWVRILVEQTYKMTKLTAIGSAKKYRVDIYLGAPTGQNIPKSKLIRQTFGQYKKNIYKYYSSATQSATGTVGDESKADKRGTIWRSPFIIFSILGPLIGIPLGLWYVVGIFTGGFGISEKAEEGALPQAQVQHLGLTNPPPPGLQTQPPTTYSEPSPPQIVDSSIWRVSGHIKRGTGGTTGSTSWPSISGYGQPESQTIPQADVPDLVILYSQIYGTRYALASDCELFPDGLNWQCIVDGTRVAPWTGRGDATQWASDPQRLAGRTAAAASGATESRSTTNILVNPQPL
- the gorA gene encoding glutathione-disulfide reductase — encoded protein: MTYDFDLFVIGAGSGGVRAARFSASYGARVAVAESRYLGGTCVNVGCVPKKLLVYGAHFAEDFEQAQGFGWSLGQTSFDWTTLITNKNREIDRLNDIYRNLLVNSGVTLLEGHARIVDDNTVELGGKLYSAKHILIATGGWPHIPQVPGHEHAIGSNEVFFLEQLPKRVLVIGGGYIAVEFASIFNGLGTQTSLLYRGDLFLRGFDQAVRLHLQEELIKRGLDLQFNSDIARIDKQVDGSLHATLKDGRVIEADCIFYATGRRPMLDNLGLENTHVELDERGYIKVDEHYQSSTPSILAIGDVIGRVQLTPVALAEGMAVARRLFKPEQYRTVDYQMIPTAVFSLPNIGTVGLSEEQAKEEGYNVTVFESRFRPMKLTMTESQERTLMKLVVDTDTDRVLGCHMVGPEAGEIVQGLAVALKAGATKQIFDDTIGVHPTAAEEFVTMRTPIPS